A single Thunnus thynnus chromosome 6, fThuThy2.1, whole genome shotgun sequence DNA region contains:
- the LOC137185371 gene encoding urotensin-2-like: MKCNHLLSWAFLLVASGPLLAHPLTESAEMPYPGPVSVEDRGVEPLDDLTLSEQTFPPQDGAGLRYSALISGEINRDGVRTTGLLPRGMKREVLLEKQSLLNPFSRVLGIRKQFRKRAGNSECFWKYCV; this comes from the exons ATGAAGTGTAACCATCTCCTGTCCTGGGCCTTCCTGCTTGTGGCCTCTGGGCCACTGCTGGCTCACCCCCTCACAGAATCTGCTGAGATGCCTTATCCAGGACCTG TATCAGTTGAGGACCGAGGAGTCGAACCTCTGGACGATCTGACTCTCTCTGAGCAAACCTTCCCTCCTCAGGATGGTGCTGGTCTCAGATATTCTGCTCTGATATCTGGGGAGATCAACAGAGATg GTGTCAGAACCACAGGCCTGCTTCCCAGGGGAATGAAAAGAGAG GTCCTATTGGAGAAACAAAGTCTCCTAAATCCTTTCAGCCGTGTGCTGGGCATCCGCAAGCAGTTCAGAAAGAGAGCAGGGAATTCTGAGTGTTTCTGGAAGTACTGTGTCTAA
- the ccdc187 gene encoding coiled-coil domain-containing protein 187 isoform X1, with protein sequence MAELEIDQSNLPRVQEVCQCFAVLEDGALAHHLQEQEIEQFYTTNIQKNQLVQNDIRIAKRMQDEEEEEQAQQSALLRQASRQLEEQDFEFARVIQEEIQRCAEEARRRERDDEEIAKQMQEEEEQRTRRRSRGQEGRSEGSASSPAPPSPNEHTLSSLQQGEEQYSSTATRWQRSTSRNHSNHSSGPQADSPRGVAAQKNTTSWSNEGHTYSIRQIRSELTESLSEDSEDLDTVFSEQLSVRSQRLNKKHNTAPPRRRASLHQPQERNYRSLCTHSSFTEEHRDREEERGEWDEDYYENGYLEKRRPRDRKQERNHREEYEGWYRSSDQDRDSRLLDVRERRCSRSESVRLPDRSRHSSRDLARTWTYKDNPDKHVRFQDNTLSSNRHQGESSQVWEMLGQVLRERGVPVRFGGNGAPLQIRPQSRDSQALHGSEVSHGDSQPHQRVFQRAATTRHSFHGDIRERRRLSYRENSLRDHREDRDRQRDDKGHDEEVYEISSRNSYLTHRERGGSRRWEEHRYTNDDERERNANDCRVKRTTSECRHWHMAIEERLSSEEEQEVERRVERPHRRASQRSQSLSSRRDSTRDRSRHQAAGVSPQPQPGEASLNLGELQQVLQDEELARKLQEEEEKVLRRNSQPSPHTSYPNGDFRVAQVAQDEEIARFMQKQEIKSKRRSRELEGPASWREHRAMINHHDRRAARERQRERLDSEGLPSPTEDCFPENQPPSPTSTILQSQQIRNIAEELDPTFQARRQGTENIQVGQTGPTCQSLPMPHSGLNDFLEEPTFIPPTKRQTDKTGRTKPKEKKENCKQQ encoded by the exons ATGGCAGAGCTGGAGATTGACCAGTCCAACCTTCCACGTGTCCAGGAAG tGTGCCAGTGTTTTGCTGTGCTGGAGGATGGAGCGTTGGCACACCACCTGCAGGAGCAGGAGA TTGAGCAATTCTATACCACCAACATCCAGAAGAACCAGCTGGTGCAGAATGACATCCGTATAGCCAAGAGGATgcaggatgaggaagaggaggaacagGCCCAGCAGAGTGCCCTCCTCAGACAGGCCTCCAGACAACT TGAGGAGCAGGACTTTGAGTTTGCCCGTGTGATTCAAGAGGAGATCCAGCGCTGTGCTGAGGAAGCCCGAAGGAGGGAGAGGGACGATGAG GAAATTGCTAAACAAatgcaggaagaggaggagcagaggaccAGAAGGAGGAGCAGAGGCCAGGAGGGTCGTAGTGAAG GCAGCGCTAGCAGTCCTGCACCGCCATCCCCAAACGAGCACACACTCAGCAGCCTTCAACAAGGAGAGGAGCAGTACTCATCTACCGCCACCAGGTGGCAACGTTCTACCTCTCGCAACCATTCAAACCATTCATCTGGGCCTCAGGCTGACTCCCCAAGAGGGGTTGCAgctcagaaaaacacaacttcatGGTCAAATGAAGGACACACATATTCCATTAGGCAAATCAGGAGTGAATTAACAGAGTCTTTGAGTGAGGATTCAGAGGACTTGGACACAGTTTTCTCTGAACAGCTCTCTGTCAGGTCCCAGAGActgaataaaaaacacaacacgGCACCTCCTCGACGGCGAGCATCTTTACATCAGCCACAAGAGAGAAACTACAGAAGTCTTTGCACTCACAGCAGCTTCACAGAGGAGCATCGAGAccgggaggaggagaggggagagtgGGATGAGGACTATTATGAAAATGGTTACCTAGAGAAGAGGAGGCCTAGGGATCGGAAGCAGGAAAGGAATCATAGAGAGGAGTATGAGGGCTGGTACAGGAGCAGCGATCAGGATAGAGACTCTAGGTTATTAGATGTAAGAGAAAGGCGATGTAGTCGCAGTGAATCTGTTAGGCTACCTGACAGGAGTAGACACAGCAGCAGAGACTTAGCAAGGACCTGGACTTATAAGGACAACCCTGACAAACATGTTCGCTTTCAGGACAATACCCTGAGCTCTAACAGGCACCAGGGTGAAAGCAGCCAAGTTTGGGAGATGCTAGGCCAGGTCCTCAGAGAGAGGGGTGTGCCAGTGAGGTTTGGCGGCAATGGGGCACCACTGCAAATAAGGCCTCAAAGCAGAGACAGCCAAGCACTTCACGGGAGTGAGGTCTCCCACGGCGATTCCCAACCACATCAGAGAGTCTTCCAGAGAGCTGCCACCACCAGGCACAGTTTCCATGGAGATAttagggagaggaggagattgTCATACCGAGAGAACAGTTTGAGAGATCATAGAGAAGACCGTGACAGGCAGCGAGATGATAAGGGTCATGATGAAGAGGTTTATGAAATTAGTAGTAGAAACTCATATCTGACTCACAGAGAAAGGGGAGGCAGTAGGAGGTGGGAAGAGCACAGGTATACTAACGATGACGAGAGGGAGAGGAATGCAAATGATTGCAGGGTCAAGAGGACAACAAGCGAATGCAGGCATTGGCACATGGCCATAGAAGAAAGGTTAAGctcagaggaggagcaggaggtggagaggagagtAGAGCGGCCCCATCGCAGAGCCTCACAGCGTAGCCAAAGCCTCAGCAGCCGCAGGGATTCAACCAGGGATAGGTCAAGGCACCAGGCAGCAG GAGTTTCACCGCAGCCACAGCCAGGCGAGGCGAGCCTGAATCTGGGGGAGCTGCAGCAGGTCCTACAGGATGAAGAACTGGCCCGCAagctgcaggaggaagaggaaaaggttTTGAGGAGG AACTCCCAGCCCTCTCCACATACTTCTTACCCCAATGGAGACTTCAGAGTAGCACAAGTGGCGCAGGATGAG GAAATTGCTCGTTTTATGCAGAAGCAAGAAATTAAGTCAAAGCGAAGATCTCGTGAGTTAGAAGGGCCAGCATCGTGGCGCGAGCACAGAGCGATGATCAATCATCATGACAGAAGAGctgcaagagagagacag CGAGAGAGACTTGACTCAGAGGGGCTTCCTTCCCCGACTGAGGACTGCTTCCCAGAAAATCAGCCACCCAGCCCAACCTCCACAATACT acaATCCCAGCAGATCAGAAACATTGCGGAGGAGCTGGATCCGACCTTCCAGGCCAGGAGGCAAGGCACAGAGAACATTCAAGTGGGACAAACAG GCCCAACCTGTCAGTCTCTTCCCATGCCGCATTCTGGCTTAAATGACTTCCTAGAAGAGCCTACTTTCATACCGCCCACAAAACGTCAAACGGATAAAACGGGACGCACTAAACccaaagagaagaaggaaaattGCAAGCAACAATAA
- the ccdc187 gene encoding coiled-coil domain-containing protein 187 isoform X2 has protein sequence MAELEIDQSNLPRVQEVCQCFAVLEDGALAHHLQEQEIEQFYTTNIQKNQLVQNDIRIAKRMQDEEEEEQAQQSALLRQASRQLEEQDFEFARVIQEEIQRCAEEARRRERDDEEIAKQMQEEEEQRTRRRSRGQEGRSEGVSPQPQPGEASLNLGELQQVLQDEELARKLQEEEEKVLRRNSQPSPHTSYPNGDFRVAQVAQDEEIARFMQKQEIKSKRRSRELEGPASWREHRAMINHHDRRAARERQRERLDSEGLPSPTEDCFPENQPPSPTSTILQSQQIRNIAEELDPTFQARRQGTENIQVGQTGPTCQSLPMPHSGLNDFLEEPTFIPPTKRQTDKTGRTKPKEKKENCKQQ, from the exons ATGGCAGAGCTGGAGATTGACCAGTCCAACCTTCCACGTGTCCAGGAAG tGTGCCAGTGTTTTGCTGTGCTGGAGGATGGAGCGTTGGCACACCACCTGCAGGAGCAGGAGA TTGAGCAATTCTATACCACCAACATCCAGAAGAACCAGCTGGTGCAGAATGACATCCGTATAGCCAAGAGGATgcaggatgaggaagaggaggaacagGCCCAGCAGAGTGCCCTCCTCAGACAGGCCTCCAGACAACT TGAGGAGCAGGACTTTGAGTTTGCCCGTGTGATTCAAGAGGAGATCCAGCGCTGTGCTGAGGAAGCCCGAAGGAGGGAGAGGGACGATGAG GAAATTGCTAAACAAatgcaggaagaggaggagcagaggaccAGAAGGAGGAGCAGAGGCCAGGAGGGTCGTAGTGAAG GAGTTTCACCGCAGCCACAGCCAGGCGAGGCGAGCCTGAATCTGGGGGAGCTGCAGCAGGTCCTACAGGATGAAGAACTGGCCCGCAagctgcaggaggaagaggaaaaggttTTGAGGAGG AACTCCCAGCCCTCTCCACATACTTCTTACCCCAATGGAGACTTCAGAGTAGCACAAGTGGCGCAGGATGAG GAAATTGCTCGTTTTATGCAGAAGCAAGAAATTAAGTCAAAGCGAAGATCTCGTGAGTTAGAAGGGCCAGCATCGTGGCGCGAGCACAGAGCGATGATCAATCATCATGACAGAAGAGctgcaagagagagacag CGAGAGAGACTTGACTCAGAGGGGCTTCCTTCCCCGACTGAGGACTGCTTCCCAGAAAATCAGCCACCCAGCCCAACCTCCACAATACT acaATCCCAGCAGATCAGAAACATTGCGGAGGAGCTGGATCCGACCTTCCAGGCCAGGAGGCAAGGCACAGAGAACATTCAAGTGGGACAAACAG GCCCAACCTGTCAGTCTCTTCCCATGCCGCATTCTGGCTTAAATGACTTCCTAGAAGAGCCTACTTTCATACCGCCCACAAAACGTCAAACGGATAAAACGGGACGCACTAAACccaaagagaagaaggaaaattGCAAGCAACAATAA